The genomic interval GAAATGCCTAAAATGCCCAAGGCTTCATGGACGGCATCGAGCTTTCCTGGCTGAATGATTGCAATGATATATTTCATAGCGCCCTCATATTCTTTGTTGTTAAAGGGCCCTCCTCATCAGCGTTATGAATGCGGGAAGCAGTTCATAGCCAAGCGGGGAGAACCTGACGGTTAAAGAGATAACAAAGTGACGTGGAAAAATATTGTGCTTGATTTTTTTCAATGCGATGCATTTTTTGCATCACCTCTCTTGACCAGCCTTGTTAGAAGGTTATTTAGGAATCAGACAGACACACCAGCGAGGAGTGCGGGCAATGCGTCATTTAACCCATCTGCGGTATATTGATGTGGTGGCGAGAGAGCGGTCTATCCGCAAGGCATCTGAAAAGCTGAACATCACCTCTACTGCGCTGAACAGGCGCATCCTGGCATTGGAAGAGGAAGTTGGCACACCCTTGTTTGAGCGACTGCCCTCTGGGGTCAGGCTGAACACAGCAGGCGAGCTGTTTATTCAGCATATTCGCAGCCAAATGACAGATTTATCACGCGTTCTCTCTCAGATATCTGATCTGTCCGGCGTGCGGCGCGGACATGTTACGGTCAGTAGCGGGCCTGAAATTATGGCCTCATTCCTGCCCAAACAAATTGCAAAATACCGGCAGGAGTTTGAAGCGGTCCAGTTTGATGTTATCCGTCATACACCAGCTGAAAGCCTGGCCGCGCTGATGGCGTTTGAGTCAGATATCGCCTTTGTGTTTGATTCTGTCCTGCCATCTGATGTTCATATCGTGGCATCAGTATCGCAACCTTTATACGCACTGGTGCAGGATCATCACCCGCTCGCCGCAAACAGCACGCTGAAGCTACAAGATTGTCTGGCTTGGCCGGTTGTGTCCCCTAAAACAGATAGCGGGCTAAAAACGATGCTGGAAGTTGGCAGGGTCCGCACAGCCGCCAACCTGCAGACCGTCATCCATACAGATGAGACAGAGTTTATGATGGCTTATGTGCGTCAAGAGCAGGCTG from SAR116 cluster alpha proteobacterium HIMB100 carries:
- a CDS encoding transcriptional regulator (PFAM: Bacterial regulatory helix-turn-helix protein, lysR family; LysR substrate binding domain) encodes the protein MRHLTHLRYIDVVARERSIRKASEKLNITSTALNRRILALEEEVGTPLFERLPSGVRLNTAGELFIQHIRSQMTDLSRVLSQISDLSGVRRGHVTVSSGPEIMASFLPKQIAKYRQEFEAVQFDVIRHTPAESLAALMAFESDIAFVFDSVLPSDVHIVASVSQPLYALVQDHHPLAANSTLKLQDCLAWPVVSPKTDSGLKTMLEVGRVRTAANLQTVIHTDETEFMMAYVRQEQAVGFVIPLSFEGSPHSLSGLKAIAIDERDVPPGIIHLVQRKGRVLSVAAAKFMDQMVQALNLRFPDTTR